One window of the Montipora foliosa isolate CH-2021 chromosome 4, ASM3666993v2, whole genome shotgun sequence genome contains the following:
- the LOC138001251 gene encoding adhesion G-protein coupled receptor D1-like: MSFQNVNGFPAIVVAISLAVTQTKGYESKDLCWLDVKTGLIWAFTGPAILVITINIVVFVLVMHSMFSTRRMKNSSQMEKVKAGIKASAIILPLLGITWSFGLLSFNSDYSDIVVLKYIFSIFNSLQGLMVFIFHCLLNRQIKDAINRRRQRRMPRAAKPVNPHNSSDNLRTNPKRGTLGQSNQAEADDKQLEVGNDYGNKTSKPRPSGIEVKSMPPPKEDTNADNSLNTRL, encoded by the exons ATGTCGTTTCAAAATGTGAATG GTTTCCCAGCCATCGTAGTTGCCATTTCTCTGGCTGTTACCCAAACAAAGGGTTACGAGAGCAAAGACTTGTGTTGGCTTGATGTCAAGACTGGACTGATTTGGGCGTTTACTGGACCAGCCATACTCGTCATAACG ATAAACATCGTTGTATTTGTTCTTGTAATGCACTCAATGTTTTCAACGAGGCGGATGAAGAACAGCTCACAAATGGAAAAAGTGAAAGCTGGCATCAAGGCCTCCGCGATCATTCTTCCTCTGCTTGGTATCACCTGGTCGTTTGGACTCTTAAGCTTCAATTCAGATTATTCAGATATCGTCGTTTTAAAGTATATATTTTCCATCTTCAACTCTCTTCAGGGATTGATGGTCTTCATATTTCATTGCCTTCTTAATAGACAG ATAAAAGATGCCATCAACCGACGACGACAGAGGCGCATGCCCAGAGCGGCCAAACCAGTAAATCCTCACAACAGTTCTGATAATTTGAGGACCAATCCAAAGAGGGGCACGCTGG GACAATCCAACCAGGCTGAAGCTGACGATAAGCAGCTAGAGGTGGGAAACGATTATGGTAACAAGACATCGAAGCCAAGACCATCAGGCATTGAAGTTAAGTCAATGCCTCCTCCAAAGGAAGACACAAATGCTGACAACTCGTTAAACACGCGTTTATAA